GTTGTAATGAACCGGACCAGCGATGTGAAGGTAAGATACATGTGTGAGTTTCACATGTGCAGTTGAGTATAAAGGCGAGACTGATAAAAGGGCCTAACAGAGAACTTTGTGGGATACCATGTTGCTAATTTCTTTCTATCCAACAAActgaaagtgttaaataataataataataataataataataataagagaacCACAGCGGAATCTCAAAAAGCTGCTCTTTAAATCTGGCATTGCTTTTTAGCAAGTATGcgaattaaaatattttctaggATAAAACTGATAAAAGTTCTCTCTTCCTTAGTTCTCATGATAAACATCAACTACAAGGtttcacaaatatacacatataATCAGTGTAGAAAGCTGGAACTGATAACCATCCGAACAAATActgtaaaacagttttttttttgtgcaaaatctGTCAGTTCATGATATCTGGTCCAAAATCTCATTACTGtgattattgtatattaataGCAAGCATGACTTGCATCATTGGTTTTCATTTTCCTCTCCACCTAAATTTCCATGTATGTTCTCCTCCCTTCCTGTTGTTCCCTCTCACCATCCTGACctgtgcttctctctctctctctctctctctctctaaaggtCCTGAATGGGAGTCTGAGTTTCTCCTCTGTGAGCAGAGAGACAGCAGGACGTTATGAGTGCCAAGCCTCTAAcagcgagggaaatgtgaaacACACCATGCAGCTCAGTGTCAAAGGTCAGCTCTTGTACTATACAATACCTCGCCTTCCATTAGAGATTCATTTGTGTAGCAAAGTTTTTCTTAGGCAGTGATGGGAGCTTGTTGCCTTTGTTgctctttttaaaaattgtttcacCAAAATCacccaatcactgatcactatTATTCCCAACATCCAATCACTGATTACCCATTATTCCCAGCATCCAATcactgctgatttttttttctccactcgCTCATGTCTTTGCTTATTTTAAACTCTTGgtaatgaaataattataaaatttttgtaaattgtttgcggtgctgtaaatataataaagcaaAACCTTTTACTTTCTATTCAGAGTATGTTTGGAAAAGCCTTCTTCTACACGTAATACATTTTCATATGCAAATGATGATGCATTAACTGTGCAAATGAATAGATTACATCATCTGGTCATTTCTAGCAACTCTGTGAACTACTTTGCCCTGAAAAGTCTGTTCCTAGTTAGTGTGCATGTTTCTTTGctttaacacacatacacattagtTTATAAGTCGCTGTGTTGGAGAgatttctgatacacacacatcGTATTGTATTGTAAGCCAAAATGATAGTGttgacagacaaacagatgcTGCCATCTAGTGTTCAGGTGGTGCAGTTTGTAAATCACCCCGAGTGtaattttttctgtaaaatcttttttttttttttacaatttcctTTCCTTGTGTCCTCATCCCAGGTCCTCCTGTTATCCTGATCCCCCCGACGGACACCGTCCTCAACATGTCCCACGATGCCTTGCTGCGGTGCCAGGCCGAGGCCGATCCTCCCAACATGACCTACGTGTGgatgagagatggagagaacgTCTACCATATAGAGTCAGACTCCAGATTTACTCCTCAGCATCTTATTACCGCATTTTATTACCGCCACTGTGTGATCCTGAACCATTTTTgtgtggtttattttattttttttagatctcaGAAGTCTCGTGTAAAGGTCATGGTAGACGGCACTCTTCTCATATCCAGGTTAATCCCAGAGGATTCTGGGAAATACACGTGCATGCCTACTAACGGCCTTCCGACTCCGCCCACTGCCTCGGCCACGCTTACAGTGCGACGTACGTATAACGTATACATTATTTTGAGCgttaaaatacagaaataaacacaaacaatacatttaaatttacattaatatacaataaaatgaTACCAAATCACAGATGGAATATACCATAtgcaaatatattaatttttttttattaattattttaacttatACTTAGGAACATATtcactgcattttatttatattttactctgatggaaatttattttaagtttgatctaaatacataatttttttatcacaaaatgttttttttttttcgtgaacgATTGGACTGTCCCAAATATttgaaaactattttaaataactaataaaagAGTATATCCTAAATTTCAATTTTGAGAAAATATCACGTAAGTAAAAGTTGACGGCGACAAATGGTTTCTTAAAGCACGAAAACATCTTAAGAACCAAATATCAAACAATTCTTAAAAAGATATTTGTGATGTAATGGACCcttatgtagatttttattttaaccaaaaatTTTGTTGAcgtttgttttctttctcctttagCTTTTAGCGGATTGAATTGTATATATTATTTGGGACAAACACAAAACTAATCCAATAAAATAACTGAGCTCCATCATCAAAGTtgttcatttataaaataaactttttaaaatgagcTAAAACTAATCCGGCCCACCGTGCTGACCGAATCCCCCCTCCTTTACCCCCAACCTGTTACAGACCCTGCGCAGGTGACTCGGATGCCCGAGCGCACCTTCCTCCCGACGGGTCTGAAGGGGGTGATCTCCTGCCCGCTGGTCTCTGAACCCCCGCTGCTCCGAGTCGACTGGACCAAAAACGGAAAAGCGCTGGATCTCAATGCTGTAAGGATTTGCTATAAAAAGTTGTCCTATAGcgctgttatagaaaaacaatcGAGGTTTGATAAAGCGAAGCAACGAACGATTATGTTCCGATAATCCAATGATTTACTTCACACTTCTTATGCTTTTCCTGCGAATTTAATGTATGTtgtcaatgctatttaaaaagctaaaataatgcttaaatgaaatattatgcattttcagtatgattatatttatacgatgggcgttcaagtcaaaccaggacttgtgatgaaatttccggtgaatgaaggcatgaagcgattgacatttacagaagacttcaagcgcagtacggtgatgagactcataGTCGCAGGaaaacattacaggaactcacctgggagttatcgccgcatctcccgtacagtcctgacctcgctccaagccatttccacgcATTTGGGCCGTTAGAGGAGTTCCTGAAAGCTTTGGCGTACacagaaaactttctaccttgatggtttccaagcactagtgagacactgggataagtgcattagtgcatcaggggattatatggagacATAAGGGGAGATTTGACTCGCACATCTGTGTGTttagttattctgcacaatcagaagtcctgctttgacttgaacacctctgtTATATTCCattccaataaataaataaggacaaCTTGTGTCTCGGTAGACATGTTTCAATTTGTAAAAGACAGAACATCAGACTAAAAATGACAACTTGAGAGGCGGAAAATTTTCTTAAAAGTAGGCAGGAATTGATATTTTTAGGAGAGAtagcaataataaaaacagtttgagaGAAACAGGAAATAGAGCCAGGGAATGATCAAGACTCAGGCCagtgtgttattaaatataatataactgTCCTGTCCTCACTTTGGTCAGTACCCGGGCTGGATCCTGACAGCAGACGGTTCCATCGTCATCACCACGGTTAATGACGACGCAGTGGGCGTGTACACCTGCACTCCGTATAACAGCTACGGGACGATGGGCCAATCACAGCGCACCACCGTCGTCATTCAGGTCAGACTCCCGAAATGCAAAGAACAAGACATGTCCTTAATACTGTAAACATTATCTGTTTCTCTAGATGATggaatattgtgtaggtttaaAAGGAAACTAGAGTAATGAAACATCTGGATTAAGGGGAATGACGGAGATGTGATGTGCTGAACTCTTTTAGGACCCTCCGGCTATCACGCTGGCTCCGAGTAAGGAGTACAGGGCGGAGGTGGGGAGGACGCTGATGATCCCCTGCCAGGCTCACGGGGATCCTCCACCTAAAGTCAACTGGAAGAAGGTAACCATGACGACCAACTTACTGTATACAGGACGGATAGCTCGTTTACGCACGTTGGTACCACAGCACtgttctggattctgattggtccgGAGGTGTTAATTAATGTTCTGTAACTGCAGTTCTGACAGTAGTGTTGTTGTAAATGACTGCTTCACTCTGTCTAATACATTATTATCCTTCGTGTTTTCTCTCATGTCTGTCTCTACCTCCATCCTTCTGTCACACTTTTTTTTGccatctctttttctttgtctcatactctctcactctttctcttttcacTTAATCTACCTGTCTGATCATCTCACTTGCActatttctctctccctctctccctctctctctctctccagctcaGTCCTTCTGTCTCTCGCCCTCCGTACTCAGTGTTAGGGAATGGTTCTCTGCTCCTCGAGTCTCTGAGTAAGGAGCATCATGGTGAGTGGGAGTGCAGCGTGACGAACCTCGTGTCCACCACCACGGCCACCACCGCCATCATGGTGTTTGGTGAGGATCAacaccagaacacacacacacacacacacacttatgaatAACAGGGATTTTGTCTTTGTATCTTATGCTGcttcctgttttctttttctctatgtgtgtgtatgtgtgtgtcaggtaCTAGTCCTCACGCCGTGTCCTCCGTGTCCGTTGACGTCGGAATGGACCAGGCCAATGTGTCCTGGGTGCCTGGATTTGATGGAGGATATACACAATCTTTCACCGTCTGGTTAGTGTCTAGAAGATCATTAtcacttctgtctgtctgtgtgtgtgattatgctGCCGGTGTAGCAATAACACAATAAATCCCATGGTTCTGGTACTAATGTGATCTCGTGAACTTGTTGATTTCTGGACTCAAGCTGGTGAAAGTAAAGATATAATTTCAGGATACACAACTTTAAGAGGTTGTGAAGGAAGAATTCTATTTATAGCTACTTTAAATGGTGTTaaatgggataaaaaaaaaagtgatggacatttccagaagacttcaagcgcaATACGGTGATGAGACATCGTTCTTGTGAACATTTATCGAGTGAAACTTCTGATCCataaaaatcgacagataacttgtcactggaaagagatgcatctgtctgtgtgaactgcacACTTAAtgattcaccaacaccacttgcacattacaggagctcAGCTGGAAGTTATAGCGACATTCGCCGTACAGTCCCGACCTCGCTCCAATCCATTTCCtcatgtttgggacattaaagggggttcctgggaggcccgtggctccggcatactgagaaaacttttttctACGTTAAtgatgtccaagcactagtgatacACAGATTACACTGGGATAAGTTCATTAGtttagcaggagattatatagggaattaaagggaatttttttactctcatgactgtgttctattattctTCACAATTAAAAGTTACTGTAGttgttcaatagttcaggaccgAAAtctcctacagtctacctgagcttccaataacgaactggataTTAttaactccatattaacttaaggacatcatctgttatattaaactttcagcctcctaacacacagtataactgaagatcaatccctgctatctgttatcacccagatgaggatgggttccctgttgactCTGGTTCcccttaaggtttcttcctcctgccatctcagggagtttctcGGTTTTCTCATCATTGGCAGGGACAATttgctcattttgattcatacacaattTCAAAAGTCCCGCtgtgacttgaacaccccttgtataatCGTACCATGCGCACGTAATAGGAAACTTAACCTCAGGCTGTGAAACATTTCACAACgtttcacaccttcagggttgcCAGAAGTTTTAACAGTCACTGTTTTGGCACTCATCTGTAGTCTGTAGATATATCTGCGATCTGAATACTTAGATCTTATTTCATGTAGTCACCTGACCCTAAACACACCCCTCAGTTTATTTCTGACACATTGGTAATAACTTCTCCTGTTCTTTTTCaggttgaagtgtgtgtgtgcagatgagGAGCAGCAGGAGTGGCACTCAGCTCCTGGTCCGTCCTCCAGCACCAGCGTGTTGGTCGGTGACCTCCTTCCCTCCACCGAGTACCAGTTCAACGTGATGGCTCAGAACAAGCTGGGCAGCGGCccattcagtgacatcaccgtGGCCCGAACCATGGGTCAGAACCAGCGTTTATTACCTCTATGCACCCGCCCTTGCTCTCCGCCCtgatccatctgtctgtctttatcaTTCTGAGTGCTGCCATCTTGACTCAGCAGCTTGCaacctctttttctctccagaCACGCTTCCTACATCATTAAAGCTGGAGCCGCCCCTGCTGCTATCCTCCAACCAGAGCTCTGAGGGACTTTATCTACGGTGGGTGGTGCCACCACCTCAGCAGCTGCCGATAGACAGTTTTGTCCTCCAGTCACGTCGTGAGGAAGGGGAGTGGTCGACCTTGGATGAGGACATCAGTGCAAATAAGACTGAAATGCTTGTTCAGGGATTACAAAAggtattgcattttttttcaaagcaggCTGATGCAAAAATATCAATCCttatatcaataaataaatatcaatcaATGCTTCCCGTAACTGACTCCTCCCCTTGCACTCAGTTCATAAAATCATGTTTAtgatgtatacatttttttagatttttattattttgcttaattCTAATCTATTGAGTCAAATCTATAACCTGTCAATCTCAGCATTGCTATGTGTCGCAGTTTGAGAAATCTCTACCATTtggttgaggtatgctatgcaaaaaaatccacaagGTGTCACATTGTCTTTAAATAGTATGCACTTCAAATTTGCATTGTAGCACACCACAAGAAATAAAGTGGATCTTAAAACCtttgtgctgttttttattttatttttttgatacttTACCATAAAGCAACATCTCAACCGTTTGGTAAAAGCctaccttgtttttttttttttttttttttttggaacagtCAATACTAGATTATTGTTAACTAGTGCCCCAAATAACAACAGCAGAGCAAATCTAAGTTGTTTGTTTAAGACCTGTGTAATACAAAATGACGAAAAATTACTAAAACACTGAAGACTTatttgaatgtctaaaaatgactgaAAATTGAACATGGCTGGGGCATGTACATTTTCAAGAGCATTTAATTGGACATGACTAGCGCAGGATGAGTAATTAAAATGGTAATTATTGTCCTGGAAATAACCCCAATGGTTCTGTGAACATCTCCAAAacagttttttgtattttgtaagaGACGGCTTTGAAGTGAAATCTGAATATGAAATGAATATTTGACTTGAGGGATAATTTAATCATTACAAACTGCACCTTTAAAGCTACAATTACATCACACTATTCCGTACAATAATACTGCTTTCACAAACGCTTTGTTCTCAGACTGTGATATTTCCATTCTATGATATTTCAATAACTGTCATTCTAATGGcttgccttttttctttctttttctgacaTTTTGCAGAACTGCAACTATGAGCTAAGACTCCTGTCTCGCCGTGGAGAGCAGCTGAGCGTGCCCAGTCACTCGATCAATGTCTCCACTCTGGGTCAGTGCCTAAGCCTCGCTCCACTTTCCTTTCAACTGCTCCGCTCAGTCAGTTTAGGCCAATATCTGTTCGGATTATTCTCATAAATCatctattgttttattttttgtttttggttcagTGTGATGGAGTTtcacttttaaatgtttttttattatgcagtcCTGGATTCTCCCAGTTCAAGGCTCCCAGGGGCAGACCCCCAACCACTCTGGACTGGAATCGTGATAGGGATGGCGGTCTTGTGCCTTTTACTTCTGATAGTTTTGGTCACTGTGTGTATAATTGGCCGTAAAAGAAGCCGGCGGCACAGGAAGATGATGCGAGGTAAAGAACCTGTACTGTGCCACTTTTTTGTTCCATATAAATGCTATGCATATCATCCTGGCTCAATAAAAAAGCACTCAGtttgtgtttgtaaaaaaaaaaaaaaaagtacttcttCCCTCATTTTTCATTTCCCCATGTCATTCATTTCCATTGTCTTGTGCCTTTGATTATTTCAGATCACCTCCCTGCTTCATCTAGGAAGTAAGTGTATTTTATTTGGCTCTTATAATTGACTTCATGGTTAAAgacactataatacacacccGCCAATCACAGTAACACTGTGTAGATGTTTTAAACTCACAGATATTAACTGAGCCTCTGGAATCTTCTTTCATCTCACATCAGTAATAATTTCACCAAAGCTCGATTTCACTGCTTGAATTATGCCTGATGCCGCACAGTAAATGAATACAAGATGTTTATTGGCATTTTCTTTTACTTATGTGAAATAAAATCTATTCAAGTATGTTTGACTAGGGTAAGACACGGGGATCATTATAGAACAgaagttttaattaattatatatttaattatatacctACAAAGGTCACAGAGCATTTTACAAGTAATTTTAATGACAATCATAATTTGATagtgattaaaaatgctgtttgctCATCTGGCTCTTATGTTGTAATCACTCGTTCTTTACATTCTGTTTCTCCTTCAGATCTGACTCCGCCCCTGACAGCCCTGACAGTGTGCTCAAACAGAAGCTCCTCCCCCTGCGCCCACTCTCCAGttcatcctcctcctcagaCCACTCCTCCATGGACAAATCCAACCGCAGTGATGGTCCTGACCAGAAACAGCACCAACTCCCACATACCCAACCCGGTGCCCAGGGTTCAGTACCAGGGAATCAGCTTCATCGTGACTCCACTGTGGACCTCATTCACCGTGGGCCAGATGGACGATTCATGGTTGAGCCTTATGAAGAACTTAGCACTACAGATTCCACTCCATTCAGGCACGAAATGTCAAGGCAACGCTTTTCACGTTCGTCCGAGCGACCTGGCGATGCCACGCTTCGTAAATCGCAATCATTGCGCTCTTACAGCAGTGAAAGAAGACATCCTCCTTTTGTCCTTTCCGTTGACATGCCCTCTTGTGGACTGGACATCTCTCCTTCTGGCAGAGCACAAACATTGCCCAGGTATGGCTGCTACTCTGTGGCTCTAGGACAGGAGATCTCAAATAGATCAAGTCTGTCCTCTGAGATCAGCGGTTCTGTTCTGTGTCCACCATCAGACAACTGTCCAGCGCTAAAGCCTGGCGGTGATCACCAAAGAGCCAGCGCTCTTGTTCTGCAAATGGAACATGAAAAAGAACAAGGCAACCTTAGTCACTGTCTTAGGTTGGcccgagagagagaggagctggAGCGAGAGTTGCGTAAGTACACTCTGGATCGGAACTTTGAGGTCCAGAGAGGTGGGTCACTCCGAGTGGTGTGCAAGAGGGAAATCGAGGATAATGAGTTAACAGCCTGGAAAAGCAGAGGAATGGGGTCCTTGCAATTTACACAACTGCCCAACAGAGGGCAATGTCTATCCAGTAACACTATTAGTCCAAGAGTAAGAGCTTCTTCTTGTATTCCGTGGgagtctggatatataatgtcTCCCAGTAACCTCGTGCAAGCACAGAATTGCCACGAAAGGGCTTTTGAATGCCTGAAGGACTCTCATTTAAATCAAATGTCAAACCAAAGAAGGTCTAGAAGTCTAGAGCGAGGGGAACACCAAAGATTGCGTGTGAAAGATCAGCAGCGAAGGCGAACCATGACTGAAGGTGCCCCTGTCAATTTTGACAATAAACCTTTATACCCAACATTGGAAAGATCTCATTATAATGTGCAGGGCAGCCTGACTAGTCCTGGAGACTACAGTTACAGTCAGCAACATATCTTTGCAAGGATGAATCACTTGGGAGATCCAGAGCAAGGAGGAAAAGCAGAGAAAAGCAGAGGGCAGGCTGGGTGCGAGACTGATTATGAGGAGATGTGTGTGGATGAGCCAGAGATACAGCCTCAGATTCCCCGAGCGAGGTCCATGCAGCGGTCCATGCAGCGGTCCATGCGGTCTCAAAGACCCGATCTATATCAGCTCCAGatggagacagaaagacaatCAGGATATAAAACTATTCAGAGGGGATCGAGAAGAATCCCAGAAAGGATGAGTAGAGGGTCAAGCAGCACCCTTCCTTTAAAACATCGACAAAAACAAGCTTTTGAAAACAATGGAGACACCCAAGGTATAAATCACCACAGAAGTGCTCCTAGTTTGGATGACAAAAAGTACAGCGAGCACTTCCTGCCTCCTGATGCCTGGATCGACTCACTAAACAGGGGACAAAACCCCTCCATGTCTCCTTCTCCATGTGGAGACCAGAACCAGCTGACACAGATCCAAGAAAACGGACCATGCGCACCTTCAGAAATTCAGGTTCGGGACTCCTGTCATCAGCATGCTACAAATATTGCGTCTACTGCAGAGCGAGCCTGTCAGCGCCATAGCCCTCCTTCCATGCCTCTAGAGGATTCCAATTGGCATCCAATGCACTGCTACTCCCCGGAACCAGAGGGAAGTTGCCGGAGCTATACCAGCCATAGCAGTggcagaggaagtctggatcaTCCAAGCAGCAGGCAGTCTCTGTCTTTTAGTCCTCCTCTAAACACCTCCCTAGAGATCCCTGAGGAGAGCGATAGAGATGAGCCTGGCCAACGCTCACTGCAGGAATGGTAAGGAACACCTTCTTTAATCTCAATTACTTTGtcctttattgttttattatctcTAGGCTAGTGTTTTTCCTTTCTAGCCTAGAGATATAAAGGGGCAGGGGGCATCGAACCAGGTAATAGAATCAATTGTattacagaaaaagaaacacgACAAACTGCATGTCAGGGGGCCTTCAGTAATGAGATGGAATCCCGTGATACACCAGTCTGTGAACAGAGTGTGGATAAACTcattttgtccttaattaactCGATTAAAACTTcatgtaatgttttaaatgtcaCGACCCACTTGCAATCTGGTTCTTTCCTGGCGCAAAACAACTACCAGTAGTATAGAGCACACGTTTCTATCCATGGTCTTGATCCTGGTTCTGGAGAACACCCTCCTTTCCTATATATTTAGGGCTCTGTGAGCCAGAGCCAGGGGGTCTTTGAAAGTTTTTCACAGTTGTGGAAATCACAACCCATCAATCACAACCAGTCAATTTGACTGGTCAAGTAAATTACATGGGTTTAATCAGAACCTCAATAACTTAAAAGGAACTTGGCGATAAATTACTTCAGTTTGAAGGATGTGTGGTGATGAAATTGATTTTACCTGATTGGTTAGTGTCACTTTGATTGGCATGAGAGAGAAGAAGGCCCTCCCACCAGACAGCAGGAATAGGTCAACAACGCCTGTGGAATCTCCTGAAGATGCCAGGGTCATGTCCCTTGATCCCCAATCTTTAAAGAC
The sequence above is drawn from the Clarias gariepinus isolate MV-2021 ecotype Netherlands chromosome 17, CGAR_prim_01v2, whole genome shotgun sequence genome and encodes:
- the igsf9a gene encoding protein turtle homolog A; the protein is MALKEQPVPGVIITAAAALVLCLLGGVGGERATLRVKQGDSAILNCPLSPPRDVSLGPLHIVEWVRRDYDIPILIKFGAHAPRVHPRYEGRVSLAEGTALRVDALVLEDAGWYECRLLLLDKSSEETRNGSWTLISVTAPPVFSETPPSITEALLGRPITLKCVAYGNPPPTIKWYKDGVVMNRTSDVKVLNGSLSFSSVSRETAGRYECQASNSEGNVKHTMQLSVKGPPVILIPPTDTVLNMSHDALLRCQAEADPPNMTYVWMRDGENVYHIESQKSRVKVMVDGTLLISRLIPEDSGKYTCMPTNGLPTPPTASATLTVRHPAQVTRMPERTFLPTGLKGVISCPLVSEPPLLRVDWTKNGKALDLNAYPGWILTADGSIVITTVNDDAVGVYTCTPYNSYGTMGQSQRTTVVIQDPPAITLAPSKEYRAEVGRTLMIPCQAHGDPPPKVNWKKLSPSVSRPPYSVLGNGSLLLESLSKEHHGEWECSVTNLVSTTTATTAIMVFGTSPHAVSSVSVDVGMDQANVSWVPGFDGGYTQSFTVWLKCVCADEEQQEWHSAPGPSSSTSVLVGDLLPSTEYQFNVMAQNKLGSGPFSDITVARTMDTLPTSLKLEPPLLLSSNQSSEGLYLRWVVPPPQQLPIDSFVLQSRREEGEWSTLDEDISANKTEMLVQGLQKNCNYELRLLSRRGEQLSVPSHSINVSTLVLDSPSSRLPGADPQPLWTGIVIGMAVLCLLLLIVLVTVCIIGRKRSRRHRKMMRDHLPASSRKSDSAPDSPDSVLKQKLLPLRPLSSSSSSSDHSSMDKSNRSDGPDQKQHQLPHTQPGAQGSVPGNQLHRDSTVDLIHRGPDGRFMVEPYEELSTTDSTPFRHEMSRQRFSRSSERPGDATLRKSQSLRSYSSERRHPPFVLSVDMPSCGLDISPSGRAQTLPRYGCYSVALGQEISNRSSLSSEISGSVLCPPSDNCPALKPGGDHQRASALVLQMEHEKEQGNLSHCLRLAREREELERELRKYTLDRNFEVQRGGSLRVVCKREIEDNELTAWKSRGMGSLQFTQLPNRGQCLSSNTISPRVRASSCIPWESGYIMSPSNLVQAQNCHERAFECLKDSHLNQMSNQRRSRSLERGEHQRLRVKDQQRRRTMTEGAPVNFDNKPLYPTLERSHYNVQGSLTSPGDYSYSQQHIFARMNHLGDPEQGGKAEKSRGQAGCETDYEEMCVDEPEIQPQIPRARSMQRSMQRSMRSQRPDLYQLQMETERQSGYKTIQRGSRRIPERMSRGSSSTLPLKHRQKQAFENNGDTQGINHHRSAPSLDDKKYSEHFLPPDAWIDSLNRGQNPSMSPSPCGDQNQLTQIQENGPCAPSEIQVRDSCHQHATNIASTAERACQRHSPPSMPLEDSNWHPMHCYSPEPEGSCRSYTSHSSGRGSLDHPSSRQSLSFSPPLNTSLEIPEESDRDEPGQRSLQECSRRDSVDENYEWDSHYVSVNSNDLKTSISSVCLQEEMLSKGRRRSAVSDSRLILKQEKRGLYQHISILPPSCEESQLEQEIQHGSMCYPDPNPDVNAAPVLF